CGAGTGCTCCATCGCCGAAAAGGTCGAAGAAGAAGACTAAAACTCCCGCGCCAAGCGGGCAGTAGCCTGACCGGGCCGACGCGACTTGTCCGTCGGCCCGGTCCTGATTTTGCAAAACTGGAACCCACCGACGCTTGAGTCTTGACCCTGGGATGCCGCCGGACTATGCTTCCCGGCACTCAAGGAGGCTGCCATGACCCAAAAAGAAACGACCTACAAGCTCGTGATCATCGTCAACGACGTTGAAACCACGCTCTTTGTGTCCAAGAATCTTCGCGAAGTGGAACTGCAACGCCAGATCCACATTCGCTCGCTCGCCCCCGGCCTTGCGGAAATCCGCGAGGTTCAGGAGTAGCCGACCCGGATCCTCTCCGGAAAAAGGAAGCGGCCAGGCAAATGCCTGGCCGCTTTTTTTTGGCCGGTTCATCGTCACTCGTGCCCCTCATGACGATGAACCGGCTCCGGTCCTTCCGCGGAGCCGGGCCGATGTGGTCCCTCCCCCGACACCGCGAAAGGCCGGAAAGTGCGCCCTCTCGTTCAATCAATACCTCTCGAATTCCTCGTCGTCCCGCTCCGGGTCCGTGCGGCCCGCTTCCAGGCGTCCGGCGGGCTTGGTCCGCGCGACCAGGGCGCGCCTTTCCCCGCCGCCCTTTTCCGACTTGAAAAACTCCATGGTCTGCTGAAGCTGCTCTGCCTGTCCGGCCAGTTCCTCGGAAGTGGAAGCCATTTCCTCGGCGGCGGAGGCGTTCTGCTGCACGACCTGCTCCATCTGGTTCACGGCCCGGGCGATCTGGTCCACGCCAGCATTTTGTTCCTTGCTGGCCGCGGCGATCTCCTGCACGAGGTCCGCGGTCTTGCGAATCTCCGGCACCAGTTCGCGGAGCATGCCTCCTGCGCGCTCGGCGACCTTGGTGGAGCTGGCGGAAAGCTCCCCGATCTCCCCTGCGGCCTGCCCGCTGCGCTCGGCCAGCTTGCGGACCTCGGCGGCCACCACGGCGAAGCCCTTGCCGTGCTCGCCTGCCCGAGCGGCTTCGATGGCCGCGTTCAAGGCCAGCAGGTTGGTCTGGCGGGCGATCTCCTCGATGATGGAAATCTTTTCCGCGATGTTCTTCATGGCCCGCACCGCCTCGACCACGGCTTCACCGCTTTCCGCGGCCTTGCCTGCCGCGCTGTTGGCAATGCTTTCGGTCTGCACCGCGTTGTCCGCGTTCTGGCGGATGTTGTCGCCCATCTGCTGCATGGACGCCGAAACCTCTTCCACCGAGGCGGCTGATTCCGTGGCTCCCTGGGAAAGAGCCTGGGCCGTCGCGGAAAGCTCCTGGCTGCCGGAGGCCACGTTCTGGGTGGCCATGTTCACCTCGGCCACGACCCGGCGCAGCTGCCCGACCATACTCCGCAGCGCCCCGGCCAGAACGCCGACCTCGTCCTTCTGGTCCACGTCCACCTCGGCCGTGAGGTCGCCGTTGCTGACCACCTCGGCAAAAGCCACGCCCTTGCGGATCGGAGCCACGATGCCCCTGGCGATGACCCAGGCCAGCAGCACGCCCAGCAGCAGGGCCGCGCAGCCCACCACCACGATCATGGAACGGGTGGAGGATGCGCTGGCCAGCATCTCGTCGTCGGTCATGATGTTCTCGGCCACGACCTTGCGCGTCTGCGTGAGCAGCTCCTGCACCTGGTTCAGGGCGGGCATGGTCTTCTCAACGTAGATCTTCTTGGCCTCGTCGAGCTGGGCGGTCTTGCCGTCGTGCCAAGCGATCAGCTCGTCGAGCACGCCCAGCGTCTCGTGGGCGTAATGCTCGGTCGTGCCGTAATAGACGCGCATGGCCCCGGCGAAGTCGCCCGCGGCCAGGAGCTTGTCGACCTCGTGCACGGACTCGTGCAGCTTGATGTGCGGCTCGAAAATGGGGGCGAGGTGCTTGGCGAATTCCGGATCGTCCCGCTGCATCCGGGCGACCCCCTCGGAATAGAGCCACTTGCCGAGCCCGCAGAGCTTCGGATCCTCCTGCACGCCTGCGCTGCTCTTGTGCTCGACGATGGCGTCCATGACGGAGTTGGTCCAGAGCAGATGGTCCACCTGCTTGGCGTAGAAGAACTTGGCAAGCCCAGGATCGACGATCACGAAATTCTCGGCGATCTCAACGGCGCTCTCGTGCAGGTGCTTGTGCGGCTCCTCGATGCGGGCCATGAGCGGCTTGATCTCCGGCACGAGCTTTTCCGCAAGGGCGCGGCCTTCGCCGTAATACCACTTGCCGAAGGCGCATTTGTGCGGATCGGTTTCCACGGTCAGCTTCGTGACCTTGGCATCGGTGAGCAGGGCGCTGACCTGCTCGGACCACTTGAGGTGGTCCACGATGCGCTGCACGAAATCGCCGCGCAGCTTGTTGCCGTCGATGACCTCTTCCGCGTTCCCGACGATCCCCCCGATGCCGACGACGGCCCAGACGGCAAGCAGGGAGAGCAGGCCGAGCACAAGCCCGAACCCGACCCCGAATTTTCTGCTGAGCCGCAAATCTTTCCAGCGCGTCATTTTCCATCTCCCGTGGTGAAAGCGTTCCGCCGCAAGTCCCCGGAGCTGATAAAGCGTCTGAGCAATCGGGAGTCGGCCCGGCCCTCAAGGCGGTCAAGCTCGCCTCCCTCGTCGTCCAGCAGCAGATACGTTGGCGTGCCGTGGATGGCGAAGACCTTCATGAACCCCGGCGAGAGCCTGGGCTCGGTCCAGAGCGCCGAGAGCCTGTCCTCGAAGGCCCGTGCGACGTTCTCCACCTCGCGCCGGTGCTCCTCGTATTCCTCGTCCCGATGCACGCAGGCGACCAAAACCCTCTTTCCGGGCTTCAGGTGGGCCTTCACGTCGTCAGGATGAATGTCGAAGAGCATCGCTTTCCTCTCTGCGCAGACAGGCAATCCCTGTGCCACTTTCATCAGCTCAAAACTTCGGCAAATTATTCCGGCAGGTTGCCCCCTCGACGACCTGCCGCGCAAAATCACTTTAACTGTCCCATGAGACAATGTGTCATGGGACATTTTGTCTCAAATGTACATCAAGGAAATCCCAGTTCTTCCAGCCGCCGGTAGAGGCTGCTGCGGCTGATGCCCAGCAATTTGGCGGCGCGGGTCCGATTCCAACGCGTCGACTCCAGGGCCGCGACCAGTTCCTCGCGGTCCAGGCTTTGCGGACGCCGACGGCCTCCGGCTCCCCGAACGCTTCCCCGGATTTCCTGCGGGAAGTGCTCCGGCCGCAGCGGGCCGCCCCGGCAAAGGATGCAGGCGTGCTCCACGGCGTGGCGCAACTCGCGCACGTTTCCGGGCCAGGTCTGGCTCATGAGCAGGTCCAGGGCCTCCGGAGAAACCCCGGCGATGTCCTTGTTCATCCGCGTGCGGAAAAGCTCCGCGAAGTGGTTGGCCAGCAGGGGGATGTCCTCGCTGCGCCGACGCAGGGGCGGCAGTTGCACGACCATGACCTTGAGCCGATAGTAGAGATCTTCGCGGAAAAGGCCCCGGCGGACCTTGGCGCCCAAGTCCGCGTTGGTCGCCGCGACCACGCGCACGTTCGCCGTGCGCGTCACGGATTCGCCCACGCGCTCATATTCGCGGCTTTCCAGAAAACGCAGCAGCTTGAGCTGGGTGCGCACGGACACGTCGCCGATCTCGTCCAGAAAGATGGTTCCGCCTTCGGCTGCCTGAAACCGTCCCACCCGGTCGCGGATGGCTCCGGTGAACGCGCCCTGGACATGGCCGAACAGCTCGCTCTCGAGCAGGTCGTCCGTGAGCGCGGCGCAGTTGACCTTGACCAGCGGACCGCCCGCCCGCGGCCCGTGCCGATGCAGGGCTTCCGCGGCCAGCTCCTTTCCCGTGCCCGACTCGCCCAGGAGCAGCACGGTGCTGTCCAGGTCGGAAAGGCGTTCCAGAAGGGCGAAGACCTCGAGCATGGGCCTTGATTGGCCCACGAAGTCGTGAAAGCGGTGTTTGCGGGCCAGCTCGCTCTCCAGCCGGGCCAGCCTGGAAACGTCGCGCAGGATCAGCACGGCTCCATTGAAGCCGTCGCCGCTGCCCTCCAGCAAGGCCGTGTTGACGACCACGACCTTGTCGTCGCGGCGCTCGTCCAGACACTCGAAACGATATTCGCGCACGGGCCGCCCGGTTTCCACGGTGCGCCGGAGCATCTTCAGGCAGCCTTCCAGGCAGGAACCGGGCTCGCCCCGCAAAGGGCTCCCCAGAAGACCGCTGCGGCGGGAACCGCTGATGCGTTCGAAGGCGCTGTTGGCCTCCAGCACGGTCATGTCCGGGGCCACGATGAGCAGCCCTTCGGGCAGGCTGGTGAAAATCGCCTCCAGGTTCCGGCGGTAGCCCTCCACGCGCTGGCGCAGCCGCTGTCCGGCCCGGTCCGCCTCCACCCATTCGGTCACGTCCTTGGAATACACGGCCACGCGCCGCACCCGCCCGCTCGGATCAGGCACGGGATAGAGATGGTTTTCCAGGTGCATGCCCTGGCGCTCGTCGCGCAGCACAACGAGGCTTCTGGTCTCCAGGGCCTGCTCAAAGGCTTTGCGCCGCCCCTCGACGATCTCTTCGGGGAAAAAAACGAAGCAGCTCCGGCCCAGCAGATCTTCGACGCCGCGCCCCAAACGGGCCGCGCCCGTGGCATTGATGGTCAGGATCTTGCCTGTGGGGTCCAGGAGCATGATCGAGTCGGCCGTGGCGTCGAGTACCGCCCGCAAGGCCTCGTCGCGCTCGCGCAGCGCGTCCCGCACGGCGCCCAGCCCTTCGGCCTCGGCGCCGGCATCGGCGCAGGCATCGGCGCAGGCATCGGCCCAAAGCCTGCTCTCAAGCGTCAGGACGCGCGCCCGGAGAAGGTCGCGCTCTTCTTCCAGCGCAGCGATACGCTTCTCAGAATCCAGTCCAGCCATATCGGAACGCAGCTCCATGCGATGCGGACTTCAAATTCATACCCATATACTCTTGTACTCCATGCGTGCGCAGAATAAAAGCATCTCATTGACGCTGCCGCATCAGCAACGTACCTTGCGGCTCATTCCCAGCCCAAGCCAAGGAGACAACGCATGCGCCGAATGCTTTTCCCCATCCTCGCCGCCCTGCTGTTTTGTCCGGCTCTGCCGGCCATGGCCGCTTCCCCTTCGGGAGAGGCAACCGCGCATCCGGAAAAACATGCTGGCCTTTCGATCCATTTGCAGAAATCGGGCCTGGAAGCCGGAGCCGCTCTCCTGGCGGAATGGCCGGGCGCGCCCTGCATCAACGACGCGGATTGCGGCGAACTGAAATGCTGCGACAAGATCTGCGCGGATTCGTGCCGCGACGCCGCTCCGCTGTCCGGCGGATCGGCCGCGTCCCTCCGGTCCCGCGCCTGTCTCCGCTGACCTCCCGCCGACCTCCTTTTCTTGTCGTGGGCCGTTCCCTGCGGGCGGCTCTTGTGCTATGCATTGAAATGTGCCCGCTCGTCGCGGCAAGCTTGTGAAGAACCCAGAAGAACGGGAGCCTGATACCATGACCAAGACAATCAAATGGCTGCTCATCATCGTCGGAGGACTGGCCGCGCTGCTCGTGGCCGCCATGATCCTCGTGGCGCTTTTCGTCGATCCCAACGACTACAAGGACCGCATCGCCCGGACCGTGCAGGAGGCCACGGGCATGGAGCTGACCATCGAGGGCGACCTCTCCCTGCGCGTCTTCCCCTGGCTCGGAGTGGACACCGGGGCCGTCCGCCTCGGCAATCCCCCCGGATTCGGCGACGAGCCCTTCGTCAGCCTGAACAGCTCCTCGGTGAGCCTCCAGGTGCTTCCGCTTCTTTCCGGCTCGATCAAGGCCGGACAGATCGACGTGCAGGGCCTGACCGTGAACCTGCTCCGCCGCAAGGACGGCGCGGCCAACTGGGAAGCCATCGGCGGGAACAAGCCGGAGCAGCAGGAGTCGGCGCAGGGCGCTGCGGACGGTTCCGGCGGCAAGCTCGATCTTTCCATCGGCGGACTGAGCGTGAACGACGCGAACATCGTCTTCAACGATCTCCAGGCGAACAAGCGCTTCTCCCTGGACGGGCTGAACCTGACCCTCGGCGAAGTCTCGCCGGGCGAGCCCTTCGACATGGAAGCGGCCCTGGGACTCGCGAGCAGCGAGCCGCAGGTCAAGGCGGTCGTGCGGGTCAAGGCCGTGGCCGCCCTGGACCTGGACAAGCAGATTTATGAACTCCGCGACCTCGACGCCACGGTGAGCGCCGAAGGCGACGTGGTTCCCGGCGGCAAGACCGACGTCACGGCCAAGGCCGTCAGCGTGCTCGCGGACATGGGCAAGCAGCTCGTGACCACCGAGGGACTGACCGTGACGGCCTACGGCGTGGACGTGGCCGCGGACGTGGCCGCCTCCGAGCTGAAGACCGGCCCCAAGGCCAAGGGCAGCCTCACGGTCAAGCCCTTCGACGTCAAGAAGCTCCTGACCGCCCTGGGCCAGACCCCGCCGGAAACCACCGACCCCACGGCTCTGACCAACGTCAGTCTAGCGCTCGACTTCGACTACGGCCCGGCCGCGGCCACGGCGCGCAACGTCGTCCTGAACCTGGACGGCCAGGAGATCACCGCCGAGGCGTCCATGATCGCGGGCAACGTGCCCAGCTACGGATTCAAGGTCCAGGCCGCGTCCCTTGATCTCGACCCCTACCGCGCGCCCAAGAAGGACGAGCAGGCGCAGCCCGCCGAGACGCAGAGCGCCGACCCCGCCTCCGCGAACCAGCCCCTGCTGCCGGAATCCGTGCAGGAGCAGCTGCGCAAGCTGCGGCTCGACGGCCAGATCAAGATCGGGCGGCTCAAGGCTTCCCCGGCGGAGATCACCAACCTCCTCGTGCTGATCACGGCGCGCGACGGTCTGCTCAAGATCGAACCGGCCTCGTTCACCTTCTACGAGGGCGACCTCAAGTCCGCCATATCCATGGACGTGCGCGGCACGGTGCCGAACTACGGCTTCAACGCCGACCTCAACGGGCTGGCCATCGGCCCGCTGCTGGAAGCGCTCCAGGGCAAGGAATCCCTGAGCGGCAAGACCAACGCCGAGGCCGCCCTGACCGTGCGCGGCAACACCGTGGACGAACTCAAGCAGACCCTCAACGGCAACCTGCGCTTCGACATCCACGACGGCGTGTTTCCCGGCGTGGACCTCGCCGGGGTGATGACCAAGGCCTACAAGAGCCTCCAGGCCAAGGCCGACGGCGAAATCCAGACCCAGGAAGACGCCCGGACCCAGTTCGGGCTGGTCCAGGGCTCGGCCACCATCGTCAACGGGCTGGTGGACAACCGCGACCTGCTCTTCAAGTCGCCCTTTCTCCAGGCGGACGGCGCGGGCGAGGTCAGCCTGCCCGAAAACTCCATCAACTACCTCGTGGTCGGGGCCATCCTGGCCTCCACCGAGGGGCAGGGCCGCGGCGACAAGGCCGACTACGTCGGCATCGGCATTCCCATCCGCATCAAGGGCAACTTCGACAACCTGCACTTCTGGCCCGACCCCGTGAAGTGGGCCGAGATGATCGCCAAGGGCGCGCTGAACATCGTGGGCGACGGCGCCAACGGGGTGCTCTCCGCTCCGGGCGCGCTGCTCGATGCCGTCACCGGCGGCTCCAAGAGCGAGAGCGGCGGAACGGATCAGCCCGCCGAGAAGAAGACCACGCCCCTCGAGGACATCGGAGGCGCGGTCAAGGGCCTCTTCTAGACGCCCGAAACAATGACCGACCCAAGGGCGGCCCGGAATCCGGGCCGCCCTTTTCGTTTCCCCCGGAACCGCGCAGCGAAACGCACGCGGGAATGCGGGCGCATCGGAACGCGCGTATTGACAGGTTTCTCCCCTGGCATAATAATTGTTAAGAAATCAGAAATCACGGGCGCGCACGCGAACCGCCAGGAGGACCGAACATGGCCGGACAATTCCGAAAAGACCTGGAACGCAGAGGCATCGGCAGGCGCGAATTCCTGCGGCTGGCCTCCACCGTCACCGCCGGGGCGATCATGGCCCCGCTTCTCGGCGGCTGCGCCGTGAACCCCGTCACGGGCCAGAGCCAGCTGATGCTCATGTCCGAGCAGCAGGAAGTGGCCCTTGACCAGCAGCACTCGCCCCACCAGTTTTCCGCGGACTACGGTCCGGTCCAGGACGCGGCGCTGAACAACTACGTGGACTCCGTGGGCCAGAAGCTGGCCAGGGTCAGCCACCGACCCAACATGCCCTATTCCTACCGCACGGTGAACGCCACCTACGTCAACGCCTACGCTTTTCCCGGCGGGTCCATCGCGGCCACGCGCGGCATTCTCCTGGAGCTGCAGAACGAGGCTGAACTGGCCGCCCTGCTCGGCCACGAAACCGGCCACGTCAACGCCCGGCACACGGCTTCGCGCATGAGCAAGGGCATCCTGCTCTCCGCGGTCATGGCCGGGGCCACGGCCTACGCCACGTCCCAGGCTGGCAGCGGCTGGCAGCCGCTCATCGCCGGCCTCGGCAGCCTGAGCACGGGCGCGCTCCTGGCCTACTACAGCCGGGAGGACGAACGCCAGGCCGACGACCTGGGCATGGAATACTCCTCGCGGGGGGGACTGAGCCCCGAAGGCATGATCGGCCTCCAGCAGATCCTGGTGAACAAGAGCAAGAGCCAGCCCACCCTGCTGGAACAGATGTTCGCCTCCCACCCCATGAGCCAGGAGCGGTACGAGACCGCCGTGGCCGCCGCCAACAACAAATACAAGGACTACCTCGGATTGCCGCTGAACCGGGATCGCTTCATGGACCACACCGCCCGGCTGCGCCGCATGCGCGAGCCCATCGAGGAGATGCAGAAGGGCATGGAGCTGATGGCCAAGAAGGAGCCGGACAAGGCCGAAGGCCTCTACGGCAAGGCCCTGAACGAAGCGCCGCACGACTACGCAGGCCTGCTGATGATGGCCGACTGCCAGACCGCCCTGGACAGGCCCCGCAAGGCCGAATACTACGCCGAGCGCGCCAGCGAGGTCTATCCGCAGGAAGCCAGGGCCTACCACTCCCTGGGCGTGGCCCGGCTGATGAACGAGAAGTACGACGCGGCCTACCAGGCCTTCGCCCGCTACGACCAGGTGCTGCCGGGCAACCCGCAGCTGCTGTTCCTCGAGGGGCTTTCCATGGAAGGCGCGGGGCAGAAGCGCAAGGCCGCCGAGCTGTATTACGGCTTTCTGCAGAAGGTGAACCAGGGCGACCACGCGCAATACGCCTACGGCCGTCTGAAGCAGTGGGGCGTGTTATAAACTTTCGGGCCTTGGGCGCAAATCCCGGCCGGACACTGCGCAGAAAACGTACGCATGGCTTGCGCTTAAACCCAAAATAGCGAACAAGGGCGGCCTGCGCGAAGATGGCACGAGGGTTGCTTTCCCCTTTTCAACACCCTGCTGGATGGGGTACGGGATGAACTTGGATTCCGTTCTCATCCAACGAAGAGGAGGATAGTCATGAGAAGGATCATCGTGCCCGTTTTCGTGCTGACGGCCCTGTTCTGTCTGCTGGCCGCGAGCGCGGCCCTGGCCGCACCCGAAGCGCCCAAGGACCCCGTGGAAATGAAGTACCCGGACGACGGCAACAAGTATGCGCCGATCATGTTCATGCACACGGACAAGCACCTCGGCGTCGCCGGAGGCTGCGCGACCTGCCACCACAAGTGGGACGGCAAGGCCGAAATCACCGGCTGCCGGGTCGAGGGCTGCCACAGCGACACCAGCCGCGAGATGAAGCGCGAGCCCACGTCCTACGATTCGGCCTTCCACAGCAAGGACGCCAAGATGAGCTGCGTCGGCTGCCACACGGCCAATCTCAAGGACAACCCGGACTTCAAGGGCCCGAAGAAGTGCAACGACTGCCACAGCAAGAAGTAGCCTTCCACCAAGCCTGAAACGCCAGCGGCCCGCTTCCGGACACGGAGGCGGGCCGCTCGATTTCCGGGCGGGCGGGACTCACTCGCCGTCCGGCTCCACGAATCCGTATTTATTGATCTTATAATGGATTGCCCGGCGGCTGATGCCGAGCAGGTCCGCGGCTGCGGTCTTGTTCCAGCGCGTGTGCTTCAAGGCCCGGAGGATGGTCTCGCGCTCGTTTTCCTCCAGGGAGAGCGCCTCGCTTCCCGGTGCGGCCCCAGCGCCGCCAGCCGTCTGCGCGGAGCAGGATTCCTCCAGTTGCAGGTCCGAGGGCCGCACCACCCCGTCCGTGGCGAAGACAGCGCCCGCTTCCACGGCGTGGCGCAGTTCGCGCACGTTGCCCGGCCAGGAATGGGAACGCAGCAGCTCCAGAGCTTCGGGCGCGAGGCGCAGCGGCTCGACTCCCTGCTCCTCGCAGGCCCTGGCCAGAAAGCGCTCCGCCAGCAGGGGGATGTCTTCCCGGCGCTCGCGCAGGGGCGGCACCACCAGGGTCACGACCTTGATCCGGTAATAGAGGTCTTCGCGGAACTCGCCCCGCCGGACCATCTCGCGCAGGTCCGCGTTGGTGGCCGCCACCACGCGGCAGGAAACCTTGACGTCGCGCGTGTCGCCCACGCGGCGGATGGTGCCCTCCTGAAGAAAGCGCAGCAGCCGGGTCTGCATCTCGGCGGAGACGTTGCCGATCTCGTCCAGGAAAAGCGTGCCCTTGTCCGCCTCGCTGATGAGGCCCTTCTTGTCCTTGATGGCGTGGGTGAAGGAGCCTTTGACATGGCCGAAAAGCTCGCTCTCCAACAGGCTGGGCGGGGTGGAGCCGCAGTCCACGACCACGAACGGGCCGTCCGAGCGCGGGGAAAGCCGGTGCAGCAGCCGGGCCACCAGTTCCTTGCCCGTGCCGGACTCGCCGACCACGAGCACGCCCACCTCGGTGCGCGCGACGCGCTCGAGCAGCTGCTGGAACCGCTGCATGGCCGGGCTTTTTCCGCCCCAAAGCACCTCGCGGATCTCGGCGCAGCCGTCCCGGCCGGCAGGAGCCTGGGCCGGGAGCAGCTCCTTGACGCGGCGCAGCAGCTCCTTGCCGTCGAAGGGCTTGGTCAGGTAGTCTGCGGCCCCCGAACGGATCAGGGCCACGGCGTCCGGAATGGTGCCGTAGGCCGTGAGCAGGATCACGGGCACCTGGGGCCACTTGTCGCGCACCGCGGCCAGCAGCCCCTCGCCGCCCATGCCGGGCATCTTCATGTCCGAGACGACGAGGTCCACGGGCCGCTCCGCAAGCAGTTCCAGAGCCTCTTCCGCGCTCCTGGCCGCGAGCGTGGCCAGACCGGCGGAAGCCAGCCGGGCCTCGACCACGTCGAGGATGCCCGGATCATCGTCCACCACAAGAATCATACGTTTTTCGGCCATGTCTCGCTTTCCGTTTTCGTTCGCCCCTTCAGGGGCCTATTGCCCGCCGCGCGCCGGAAGCAGGAAGCGGAACGCGCTGCCCGGCCCGTCCGGTCTGCCCTCGACCCACATGCGCCCGCCGTGCGCTTCCACGATGCTCCGGGAGATATACAGCCCCAGGCCCGCGCCTTCCACTGTTCCGGCCGCGCCGCGATACCACTTCTGGAAGACCAGCTCCCGCTCGGCCTCGGCCACGCCCGGTCCCTGGTCCAGGACCGTGAAGACCGCGCCTTCGTCGGCTCGCTCCAGTTCGAGGG
Above is a genomic segment from Paucidesulfovibrio longus DSM 6739 containing:
- a CDS encoding methyl-accepting chemotaxis protein, whose product is MTRWKDLRLSRKFGVGFGLVLGLLSLLAVWAVVGIGGIVGNAEEVIDGNKLRGDFVQRIVDHLKWSEQVSALLTDAKVTKLTVETDPHKCAFGKWYYGEGRALAEKLVPEIKPLMARIEEPHKHLHESAVEIAENFVIVDPGLAKFFYAKQVDHLLWTNSVMDAIVEHKSSAGVQEDPKLCGLGKWLYSEGVARMQRDDPEFAKHLAPIFEPHIKLHESVHEVDKLLAAGDFAGAMRVYYGTTEHYAHETLGVLDELIAWHDGKTAQLDEAKKIYVEKTMPALNQVQELLTQTRKVVAENIMTDDEMLASASSTRSMIVVVGCAALLLGVLLAWVIARGIVAPIRKGVAFAEVVSNGDLTAEVDVDQKDEVGVLAGALRSMVGQLRRVVAEVNMATQNVASGSQELSATAQALSQGATESAASVEEVSASMQQMGDNIRQNADNAVQTESIANSAAGKAAESGEAVVEAVRAMKNIAEKISIIEEIARQTNLLALNAAIEAARAGEHGKGFAVVAAEVRKLAERSGQAAGEIGELSASSTKVAERAGGMLRELVPEIRKTADLVQEIAAASKEQNAGVDQIARAVNQMEQVVQQNASAAEEMASTSEELAGQAEQLQQTMEFFKSEKGGGERRALVARTKPAGRLEAGRTDPERDDEEFERY
- a CDS encoding sigma 54-interacting transcriptional regulator gives rise to the protein MAGLDSEKRIAALEEERDLLRARVLTLESRLWADACADACADAGAEAEGLGAVRDALRERDEALRAVLDATADSIMLLDPTGKILTINATGAARLGRGVEDLLGRSCFVFFPEEIVEGRRKAFEQALETRSLVVLRDERQGMHLENHLYPVPDPSGRVRRVAVYSKDVTEWVEADRAGQRLRQRVEGYRRNLEAIFTSLPEGLLIVAPDMTVLEANSAFERISGSRRSGLLGSPLRGEPGSCLEGCLKMLRRTVETGRPVREYRFECLDERRDDKVVVVNTALLEGSGDGFNGAVLILRDVSRLARLESELARKHRFHDFVGQSRPMLEVFALLERLSDLDSTVLLLGESGTGKELAAEALHRHGPRAGGPLVKVNCAALTDDLLESELFGHVQGAFTGAIRDRVGRFQAAEGGTIFLDEIGDVSVRTQLKLLRFLESREYERVGESVTRTANVRVVAATNADLGAKVRRGLFREDLYYRLKVMVVQLPPLRRRSEDIPLLANHFAELFRTRMNKDIAGVSPEALDLLMSQTWPGNVRELRHAVEHACILCRGGPLRPEHFPQEIRGSVRGAGGRRRPQSLDREELVAALESTRWNRTRAAKLLGISRSSLYRRLEELGFP
- a CDS encoding AsmA family protein, giving the protein MTKTIKWLLIIVGGLAALLVAAMILVALFVDPNDYKDRIARTVQEATGMELTIEGDLSLRVFPWLGVDTGAVRLGNPPGFGDEPFVSLNSSSVSLQVLPLLSGSIKAGQIDVQGLTVNLLRRKDGAANWEAIGGNKPEQQESAQGAADGSGGKLDLSIGGLSVNDANIVFNDLQANKRFSLDGLNLTLGEVSPGEPFDMEAALGLASSEPQVKAVVRVKAVAALDLDKQIYELRDLDATVSAEGDVVPGGKTDVTAKAVSVLADMGKQLVTTEGLTVTAYGVDVAADVAASELKTGPKAKGSLTVKPFDVKKLLTALGQTPPETTDPTALTNVSLALDFDYGPAAATARNVVLNLDGQEITAEASMIAGNVPSYGFKVQAASLDLDPYRAPKKDEQAQPAETQSADPASANQPLLPESVQEQLRKLRLDGQIKIGRLKASPAEITNLLVLITARDGLLKIEPASFTFYEGDLKSAISMDVRGTVPNYGFNADLNGLAIGPLLEALQGKESLSGKTNAEAALTVRGNTVDELKQTLNGNLRFDIHDGVFPGVDLAGVMTKAYKSLQAKADGEIQTQEDARTQFGLVQGSATIVNGLVDNRDLLFKSPFLQADGAGEVSLPENSINYLVVGAILASTEGQGRGDKADYVGIGIPIRIKGNFDNLHFWPDPVKWAEMIAKGALNIVGDGANGVLSAPGALLDAVTGGSKSESGGTDQPAEKKTTPLEDIGGAVKGLF
- a CDS encoding M48 family metalloprotease gives rise to the protein MAGQFRKDLERRGIGRREFLRLASTVTAGAIMAPLLGGCAVNPVTGQSQLMLMSEQQEVALDQQHSPHQFSADYGPVQDAALNNYVDSVGQKLARVSHRPNMPYSYRTVNATYVNAYAFPGGSIAATRGILLELQNEAELAALLGHETGHVNARHTASRMSKGILLSAVMAGATAYATSQAGSGWQPLIAGLGSLSTGALLAYYSREDERQADDLGMEYSSRGGLSPEGMIGLQQILVNKSKSQPTLLEQMFASHPMSQERYETAVAAANNKYKDYLGLPLNRDRFMDHTARLRRMREPIEEMQKGMELMAKKEPDKAEGLYGKALNEAPHDYAGLLMMADCQTALDRPRKAEYYAERASEVYPQEARAYHSLGVARLMNEKYDAAYQAFARYDQVLPGNPQLLFLEGLSMEGAGQKRKAAELYYGFLQKVNQGDHAQYAYGRLKQWGVL
- a CDS encoding cytochrome c3 family protein translates to MRRIIVPVFVLTALFCLLAASAALAAPEAPKDPVEMKYPDDGNKYAPIMFMHTDKHLGVAGGCATCHHKWDGKAEITGCRVEGCHSDTSREMKREPTSYDSAFHSKDAKMSCVGCHTANLKDNPDFKGPKKCNDCHSKK
- a CDS encoding sigma-54-dependent transcriptional regulator, whose translation is MAEKRMILVVDDDPGILDVVEARLASAGLATLAARSAEEALELLAERPVDLVVSDMKMPGMGGEGLLAAVRDKWPQVPVILLTAYGTIPDAVALIRSGAADYLTKPFDGKELLRRVKELLPAQAPAGRDGCAEIREVLWGGKSPAMQRFQQLLERVARTEVGVLVVGESGTGKELVARLLHRLSPRSDGPFVVVDCGSTPPSLLESELFGHVKGSFTHAIKDKKGLISEADKGTLFLDEIGNVSAEMQTRLLRFLQEGTIRRVGDTRDVKVSCRVVAATNADLREMVRRGEFREDLYYRIKVVTLVVPPLRERREDIPLLAERFLARACEEQGVEPLRLAPEALELLRSHSWPGNVRELRHAVEAGAVFATDGVVRPSDLQLEESCSAQTAGGAGAAPGSEALSLEENERETILRALKHTRWNKTAAADLLGISRRAIHYKINKYGFVEPDGE